A stretch of the Bradyrhizobium arachidis genome encodes the following:
- a CDS encoding MarR family winged helix-turn-helix transcriptional regulator, which translates to MGKTSSDTALRARSAEQQEAAPKSPSSTAKARLDLFKFVPFRLNRLAAEVSSALSTEYQERHGLDIPAWRVLATLGFRNDACSAQFISQCTRTHKSTISRAVTLLLHKGLIERVENEADRREFRLQLTRKGRALYEELFPQLLRREDEILACLTAQERKQFSALLGKIEQSLDLIQTSEEADAKQAY; encoded by the coding sequence TTGGGCAAGACATCAAGCGACACCGCGCTGAGAGCGCGCTCTGCCGAGCAGCAGGAAGCTGCGCCCAAATCGCCTTCGAGCACGGCAAAGGCGCGGCTCGATCTGTTCAAATTCGTGCCGTTCCGCCTGAACCGGCTGGCGGCGGAGGTGAGTTCCGCGCTCTCGACCGAATATCAGGAGCGCCACGGGCTCGACATTCCGGCCTGGCGCGTGCTCGCCACGCTCGGCTTCCGCAATGACGCCTGCAGTGCGCAGTTCATCTCGCAATGCACCCGCACGCACAAATCGACGATCAGCCGTGCCGTGACGCTGCTGTTGCACAAGGGATTGATCGAGCGCGTCGAGAACGAAGCCGACCGCCGCGAATTCCGCCTGCAACTGACCAGGAAGGGCCGCGCGCTCTACGAAGAACTTTTTCCGCAATTGTTGCGGCGGGAGGACGAGATCCTCGCCTGCCTAACGGCGCAGGAGCGCAAGCAGTTTTCCGCGCTGCTCGGCAAGATCGAGCAGAGCCTCGACCTGATCCAGACCAGCGAAGAGGCGGACGCGAAGCAGGCGTATTAG